A window from Pseudomonas campi encodes these proteins:
- a CDS encoding MAPEG family protein, whose protein sequence is MTLPFWCVFISAVLIFLSKIPVAKAMNADGGYDNHHPRAQQARLTGFGARALAAHQNSFEAFPLFAVGVLMAHVTQTHGQLVNILAVTFVIARVLYLVLYWADLHWQRSLVWVVGLLCSLLLMISPALG, encoded by the coding sequence ATGACCCTGCCTTTCTGGTGTGTTTTTATCAGTGCTGTGTTGATTTTCCTGTCGAAGATTCCCGTGGCCAAGGCGATGAATGCCGATGGCGGTTACGACAACCACCACCCGCGGGCCCAGCAGGCGCGCCTGACGGGCTTTGGGGCGCGCGCGCTGGCGGCGCATCAGAACAGCTTCGAAGCTTTCCCGCTGTTCGCCGTGGGGGTGCTGATGGCCCATGTGACCCAGACGCACGGGCAACTGGTGAATATCCTGGCGGTCACGTTCGTCATCGCCCGGGTGCTCTATTTGGTGCTGTATTGGGCCGACCTGCACTGGCAGCGCAGTCTGGTATGGGTGGTGGGGCTGTTGTGCAGCCTGCTGCTGATGATCAGTCCAGCGTTGGGCTGA
- the pgsA gene encoding CDP-diacylglycerol--glycerol-3-phosphate 3-phosphatidyltransferase: MNIPNLLTVLRVALIPVIVLFFYLPFSWSYLATSAIFSLAAITDWFDGYLARRWEQSTPLGAFLDPVADKLMVAVALVLLVEEHANLWLTLPAAIIIGREIVVSALREWMAELGARAHVAVSQLGKWKTAAQMVALVILLANPPLLTLWVGIGYALLIIAAGLTLWSMVQYLLAAWPHLSSSSEKK, from the coding sequence ATGAACATTCCGAATTTGCTCACCGTTCTGCGCGTTGCCCTGATTCCCGTCATCGTCCTGTTCTTCTATCTGCCGTTTTCCTGGAGCTATCTGGCAACCAGTGCGATTTTTTCCCTGGCGGCCATCACCGACTGGTTTGATGGCTACCTGGCGCGGCGTTGGGAGCAGAGCACGCCGCTGGGCGCGTTCCTCGATCCGGTAGCAGACAAGCTGATGGTGGCTGTGGCGCTGGTGTTGCTGGTGGAAGAGCACGCCAACTTGTGGCTGACCCTGCCGGCGGCCATCATCATCGGGCGCGAGATCGTCGTTTCGGCGCTGCGCGAGTGGATGGCCGAACTGGGGGCGCGGGCGCATGTCGCCGTATCCCAGTTGGGCAAGTGGAAAACTGCCGCGCAGATGGTGGCGCTGGTGATTCTGTTGGCCAATCCGCCACTGCTGACACTCTGGGTGGGCATCGGCTACGCGCTGCTGATCATCGCTGCCGGCCTGACCCTGTGGTCGATGGTGCAGTACCTGCTGGCGGCCTGGCCGCATCTCAGCAGCAGCTCGGAAAAGAAATAA
- the uvrC gene encoding excinuclease ABC subunit UvrC, whose protein sequence is MSAPFDSSAFLATCSGRPGVYRMFDGEAKLLYVGKASNLKKRLASYFRKTGLAPKTAALVGRIAQVETTITANETEALLLEQTLIKQWRPPYNILLRDDKSYPYVLLSDGEFPRLGIHRGAKKEKGRYFGPYPSAGAIRESLNLLQKTFLVRQCEDSYFKNRTRPCLQYQIKRCKGPCVGLVEPEEYAEDVRRSVMFLDGRSSALTDELSAAMEKAAMNLEFERAAELRDQIGLLRRVQDQQSMEGGTGDVDVVAAMVNPGGACVHLISVRGGRVLGSKNFFPQVGIEEEGGAVLAAFLAQYYLSNHERDLPSELIVNVVHEDLPTLAAALAELRGRELAISHRVRGTRARWQQLAVTNAEQALGARLANRQHVAARFEALAEALELDEPLQRLECYDISHSSGEATVASCVVFGPEGPLKSDYRRFNIEGVTAGDDYAAMHQALTRRFSRLKDGEGKLPDILLVDGGKGQMAMARDVLQELAVPDLILLGVAKGVTRKPGLETLYLNDAEHEFTLPADSPALHLIQQIRDEAHRFAITGHRARRGKARRTSSLEDVAGVGPKRRRELLKHFGGLQELTRASIEEIAKAPGISKKLAESIYAALHSE, encoded by the coding sequence ATGTCCGCGCCGTTCGATTCGAGTGCCTTCCTCGCTACCTGTAGTGGCCGCCCCGGCGTGTACCGGATGTTCGATGGCGAGGCCAAACTGCTCTATGTGGGCAAAGCCTCCAACCTGAAGAAGCGCCTGGCCAGCTATTTTCGCAAGACCGGCCTGGCGCCGAAGACCGCCGCCCTGGTGGGGCGCATCGCGCAAGTCGAAACCACCATCACGGCCAACGAGACCGAAGCGCTGCTGCTCGAGCAGACGCTGATCAAGCAGTGGCGGCCGCCGTACAACATCCTGCTGCGTGACGACAAATCCTATCCCTACGTGTTGCTCTCCGATGGCGAGTTCCCGCGGCTGGGCATTCATCGGGGAGCGAAGAAGGAGAAGGGCCGCTATTTCGGCCCTTACCCGAGCGCCGGGGCTATCCGCGAAAGCCTCAATCTGCTGCAGAAGACCTTTCTGGTTCGCCAGTGCGAGGACAGCTACTTCAAGAACCGCACGCGGCCTTGCCTGCAATACCAGATCAAGCGCTGCAAGGGGCCTTGCGTCGGCCTGGTCGAGCCGGAGGAATATGCCGAGGACGTGCGCCGCTCGGTGATGTTTCTCGATGGTCGTAGCAGTGCGCTGACCGACGAGCTGTCCGCAGCGATGGAAAAGGCAGCGATGAACCTGGAGTTCGAACGGGCCGCCGAGTTGCGCGACCAGATCGGTCTGCTGCGCCGGGTGCAGGACCAGCAGAGCATGGAAGGCGGTACTGGTGATGTCGACGTGGTCGCGGCCATGGTCAATCCCGGAGGCGCCTGCGTACACCTGATCAGCGTGCGCGGTGGGCGGGTGCTGGGCAGCAAGAATTTCTTCCCGCAGGTGGGCATCGAGGAGGAGGGTGGTGCCGTTTTGGCCGCTTTCCTTGCGCAGTATTACCTGAGCAATCACGAACGCGACCTGCCCAGCGAGTTGATCGTCAACGTCGTGCATGAAGACCTGCCCACGCTGGCGGCGGCGCTGGCCGAACTGCGTGGGCGAGAACTGGCGATCAGTCATCGGGTGCGTGGCACGCGGGCGCGCTGGCAGCAACTGGCGGTAACCAATGCCGAGCAGGCCCTGGGTGCGCGCCTGGCCAATCGGCAGCATGTGGCGGCGCGCTTCGAGGCGTTGGCCGAGGCGCTGGAGCTTGATGAGCCGCTGCAACGCCTGGAGTGCTACGACATCAGTCACTCCAGTGGTGAGGCGACCGTGGCCTCCTGCGTGGTGTTCGGCCCGGAGGGGCCGCTCAAGTCCGATTACCGGCGCTTCAATATCGAGGGCGTGACGGCCGGTGACGACTACGCCGCGATGCACCAGGCCCTGACCCGGCGCTTCAGCCGACTGAAAGACGGCGAGGGCAAGCTGCCGGATATCCTGCTGGTCGACGGTGGCAAGGGGCAGATGGCCATGGCCCGCGACGTGCTGCAGGAACTGGCCGTGCCTGATCTGATCCTGCTCGGCGTGGCCAAGGGTGTGACGCGCAAGCCGGGCCTGGAAACCCTGTACCTGAACGATGCCGAGCATGAGTTCACCTTGCCCGCCGATTCGCCGGCACTGCACCTGATCCAGCAAATCCGCGATGAGGCACACCGTTTCGCCATCACCGGCCACCGCGCGCGCCGTGGTAAAGCGCGGCGCACCTCCAGTCTGGAAGACGTGGCGGGTGTCGGGCCCAAGCGCCGGCGCGAGCTGCTCAAGCATTTTGGCGGCTTGCAGGAATTGACCCGTGCCAGCATCGAGGAAATTGCCAAGGCGCCAGGGATTAGCAAAAAGCTCGCCGAGTCGATTTATGCGGCCCTGCACAGCGAGTAG
- the uvrY gene encoding UvrY/SirA/GacA family response regulator transcription factor: MIKVLVVDDHDLVRTGITRMLADIDGLQVIGQADSGEESLKKARELKPDVVLMDVKMPGIGGLEATRKLLRSYPDLKVIAVTACEDDLFPTRLLQAGAAGYLTKGAALEEMVQAIRMAFAGQRYISSQIAQQLALKSFQPNNSGSPFDSLSEREIQIALMIANCHKVQTISDKLCLSPKTVNTYRYRIYEKLSITSDVELALLAVRHGMVDAIS, from the coding sequence TTGATTAAGGTGCTAGTGGTCGACGACCACGATCTGGTTCGAACAGGCATTACCCGCATGCTGGCCGATATCGATGGCCTGCAGGTGATAGGGCAGGCGGACTCCGGTGAGGAGTCGCTGAAGAAAGCCCGCGAGCTCAAGCCGGATGTCGTCCTGATGGACGTCAAGATGCCCGGCATTGGCGGTCTCGAGGCCACCCGTAAACTGCTGCGCAGTTATCCCGACCTGAAAGTCATCGCCGTCACTGCCTGCGAGGACGACCTGTTTCCGACCCGCTTGCTGCAGGCCGGTGCCGCCGGTTACCTGACCAAGGGCGCGGCGCTGGAGGAGATGGTCCAGGCTATCCGCATGGCGTTTGCCGGCCAGCGCTACATCAGCTCGCAGATTGCCCAGCAGCTGGCGCTGAAGTCGTTCCAGCCGAACAACAGCGGTTCGCCGTTCGATTCGCTGTCCGAGCGGGAAATCCAGATCGCCTTGATGATCGCCAACTGCCACAAGGTGCAAACCATCTCCGACAAGCTGTGCCTGTCGCCGAAGACGGTGAACACCTACCGCTATCGCATCTACGAGAAACTCTCCATCACCAGTGACGTGGAACTGGCTCTGCTGGCCGTGCGTCATGGCATGGTCGATGCCATCAGCTGA
- a CDS encoding MgtC/SapB family protein, with the protein MSPSFLEQLASYWAQPEIAVNLVIIFNLAGALLLGLIVGYERSYHGRAAGMRTYGMVCMASAALTVLCGYPEYWYGAHFATGSGTDPTRVIQGIVTGIGFLGAGLIMKDGMSISGLTTAASIWSSSAIGVLVGVGFYAAAILLTLISAALMMWGAKVEARLPSKPAIAIVLRFVAGYEKPSAEVLRQIARDRGYVIAASSFVISYEQQQLEWRFVAVAIDGHKSARITDMADELSRFEGVSKFQMSHARN; encoded by the coding sequence GTGAGTCCATCGTTCCTGGAGCAGCTCGCCAGCTACTGGGCGCAACCTGAGATTGCCGTCAATCTGGTCATCATTTTCAATCTGGCGGGCGCCCTGCTGCTCGGCCTGATAGTTGGCTACGAGCGCTCCTACCACGGTCGCGCCGCCGGCATGCGCACCTACGGCATGGTCTGCATGGCATCCGCCGCGCTCACGGTGCTGTGCGGCTACCCGGAATACTGGTACGGCGCGCATTTCGCCACTGGCAGCGGGACTGATCCGACCCGCGTCATTCAAGGCATAGTCACCGGCATCGGCTTTCTCGGCGCCGGCCTGATCATGAAGGACGGCATGAGCATCAGCGGCCTGACCACTGCCGCCTCGATCTGGTCCTCTTCGGCGATTGGTGTGCTAGTCGGTGTCGGTTTCTATGCCGCGGCGATCTTGCTCACACTGATCTCTGCGGCATTGATGATGTGGGGTGCCAAAGTCGAGGCGCGCCTGCCATCAAAACCGGCCATAGCCATAGTCCTGCGCTTCGTTGCCGGCTACGAAAAACCCTCAGCGGAAGTGCTGCGACAGATCGCCCGCGACCGCGGCTATGTAATAGCCGCCAGCTCTTTCGTGATCAGCTACGAGCAGCAGCAACTGGAGTGGCGCTTCGTCGCCGTCGCCATCGACGGCCACAAGAGTGCCCGCATCACCGACATGGCCGATGAACTCTCACGCTTCGAGGGGGTGTCGAAGTTCCAGATGTCCCATGCGCGTAATTGA
- a CDS encoding Bax inhibitor-1/YccA family protein: protein MHEQDYALSHAQVDQQEVSKVLRNTYGLLALTLAFSGLVAYFAQQMNLPYPNIFVVLIGFYGLFFLTMKLRNSAWGLLSTFALTGFMGYTLGPILNRYLGMSGGGEVISSAFAMTALVFFGLSAYVLTTRKDMSFLGGFITAGFFVLLGATLASFFFQISGLQLAISAGFVLFSSACILFQTSAIIHGGERNYIMATISLYVSIYNLFVSLLQIFGIMGSDD, encoded by the coding sequence ATGCACGAACAAGATTACGCGCTCAGCCATGCGCAGGTCGACCAGCAGGAAGTCAGCAAAGTCCTGCGCAATACCTATGGCCTGCTGGCACTGACCCTGGCCTTCAGTGGCCTGGTGGCGTATTTCGCCCAGCAGATGAACCTGCCCTACCCCAACATCTTCGTGGTGCTGATCGGCTTCTACGGCCTTTTCTTTCTCACCATGAAGCTACGCAACTCGGCCTGGGGCCTGCTGTCGACTTTCGCCCTGACCGGTTTCATGGGTTACACCCTGGGCCCGATCCTCAACCGTTACCTGGGCATGAGTGGCGGCGGTGAAGTCATCAGCTCGGCCTTCGCCATGACCGCTCTGGTGTTCTTCGGTCTGTCGGCCTATGTGCTGACCACCCGCAAGGACATGAGCTTCCTCGGCGGTTTCATCACCGCGGGCTTCTTCGTCCTGCTGGGCGCCACGCTGGCCAGCTTCTTCTTCCAGATCAGCGGCCTGCAACTGGCGATCAGCGCCGGCTTCGTGCTGTTCTCCTCGGCGTGCATCCTCTTCCAGACCAGCGCGATCATCCACGGCGGTGAGCGCAACTACATCATGGCCACCATCAGCCTGTATGTATCGATCTACAACCTGTTCGTCAGCCTGCTGCAGATCTTCGGCATCATGGGCAGCGACGACTGA
- the tusD gene encoding sulfurtransferase complex subunit TusD, translated as MKFAIALFAPAHLPSSRRALRFAEAVIAGGHEIVRLFFYQDGVHSASANTVSAQDEVDLPAEWRAFVEQQRLDAVVCIAAALRRGVLNEEEAQRYQKPAANLGAPWELSGLGQLHEANQLADRLICFGGH; from the coding sequence ATGAAGTTCGCCATTGCCCTGTTCGCCCCGGCCCACCTGCCCTCCTCACGCCGCGCCCTGCGCTTTGCCGAGGCGGTGATTGCGGGCGGCCATGAGATCGTGCGCCTGTTTTTCTATCAGGACGGCGTGCACAGCGCCTCGGCCAATACGGTCAGCGCCCAGGACGAAGTGGACCTGCCGGCCGAGTGGCGCGCCTTCGTCGAACAACAACGGCTGGATGCCGTGGTGTGCATTGCCGCCGCCCTGCGCCGTGGCGTGCTCAACGAGGAAGAAGCACAGCGCTACCAGAAGCCGGCCGCCAACCTCGGCGCACCCTGGGAGCTGTCCGGCTTGGGTCAGCTGCACGAAGCCAACCAGCTGGCTGACCGCCTGATCTGCTTCGGAGGCCACTGA
- the tusC gene encoding sulfurtransferase complex subunit TusC → MSKSLLIISRQAPWAGPSAREALDIALAGGAFDLPLGLLFLDDGVFQLLAQQQPTALQQKDLTANLQALPLFGVESLYASSRSLSERGLSEQPLALPVEQLDDSQLTLLIDRYDQVITL, encoded by the coding sequence ATGAGCAAATCCCTGTTGATCATCAGTCGCCAGGCACCCTGGGCCGGCCCCAGCGCCCGCGAGGCCCTGGATATTGCGCTGGCCGGTGGCGCCTTCGACCTGCCGCTGGGCCTGCTATTTCTCGATGACGGCGTATTCCAGCTCCTGGCGCAGCAGCAACCCACAGCTCTGCAACAGAAAGACCTGACCGCCAACCTGCAGGCCCTGCCGCTGTTCGGCGTCGAATCGCTGTATGCCAGTAGCCGCAGCCTCAGCGAACGCGGCCTCAGCGAACAGCCCCTGGCGTTGCCGGTGGAACAGCTCGACGACAGCCAACTGACCCTGCTTATCGACCGTTACGACCAGGTGATCACGCTCTGA
- the tusB gene encoding sulfurtransferase complex subunit TusB, producing the protein MATLHLLSHSPFSDGRFASCLRLLGPQDGLLLSGDAVYALQPGTVQLQALQLMPAGIALFALDEDLQARHLQVSDRAQAVDYPAFVELCASYAKVNSWL; encoded by the coding sequence ATGGCCACTCTGCACCTGCTTTCCCATTCTCCCTTCAGCGACGGCCGTTTCGCCAGCTGCCTGCGCCTGCTCGGCCCGCAGGACGGCCTGCTGCTGAGCGGCGACGCCGTATATGCCCTGCAACCGGGTACCGTTCAGCTGCAAGCCCTGCAGTTGATGCCGGCGGGCATCGCCCTGTTTGCCCTCGACGAAGACCTGCAAGCGCGCCATCTACAAGTGTCAGACCGCGCCCAAGCAGTCGATTACCCCGCCTTTGTCGAGCTGTGCGCCAGCTATGCCAAGGTCAACAGCTGGCTATGA
- a CDS encoding TusE/DsrC/DsvC family sulfur relay protein translates to MSNLIVDGRSIALDKDGYLAELADWSPATAEALAASEDLQLGAEHWEILELLRTFYSEFQLSPATRPLIKYVALKLGPEKGNSLHLNRLFKGTPAKLAAKLAGLPKPTNCL, encoded by the coding sequence ATGAGCAACCTGATAGTCGATGGCCGCAGCATCGCCCTGGACAAGGATGGCTATCTAGCCGAGCTGGCCGACTGGTCGCCAGCCACTGCCGAAGCCCTGGCTGCTAGTGAAGACCTGCAGCTGGGTGCCGAACACTGGGAAATCCTCGAGCTGCTGCGCACCTTCTACAGCGAGTTCCAGCTGTCGCCGGCTACCCGCCCGCTGATCAAATACGTGGCCCTCAAGCTCGGCCCGGAAAAAGGCAACAGCCTGCACCTCAACCGCCTGTTCAAGGGCACGCCCGCCAAGCTCGCCGCCAAACTGGCTGGCCTGCCGAAACCGACCAATTGCCTGTGA
- a CDS encoding glycosyl transferase family protein — translation MILVAPPEHPFAQFVRILGKGKRGARNMSREEAREAMGLLLDDKVEDTQLGAFLMLLRHKEESAEELAGFTEALRERLMTPPIAVDLDWPSYAGKKRHLPWFLLAVKTLAASGVRIHLHGGGAHTAGRLYSEQLLEQLAIPICQSWAEVADNLERHNLAFTPLGAWAPQLQRMIDLRNTLGLRSPIHSLARILNPLGARCVMQSIFHPGYQATHREASQLLGDTAIVIKGEGGEIEVNPDGLCHLYGTAGGENWDEEWPALSAQRHVKPEQLDPAHLLAFWNGEVEDAYGRLAVLSTIALGLRALGESRDTAFARAEHLWQKRHG, via the coding sequence ATGATTCTCGTAGCTCCCCCGGAACATCCTTTCGCCCAGTTCGTGCGCATCCTCGGCAAGGGCAAGCGCGGCGCGCGCAACATGAGCCGCGAGGAAGCCCGTGAAGCCATGGGCCTGCTGCTCGACGACAAGGTCGAGGACACCCAGCTGGGTGCCTTTCTCATGCTGTTGCGACACAAGGAGGAAAGCGCCGAGGAGCTGGCCGGTTTCACCGAGGCCCTGCGTGAACGCCTGATGACGCCGCCGATCGCCGTCGACCTGGACTGGCCCAGCTATGCCGGCAAGAAGCGTCACCTGCCCTGGTTCCTCCTGGCGGTCAAAACCCTGGCCGCCAGCGGCGTGCGCATCCACCTGCACGGCGGCGGCGCGCATACCGCCGGACGCCTGTACAGCGAGCAACTGCTGGAACAGCTCGCCATCCCGATCTGCCAGTCGTGGGCAGAAGTTGCCGATAATCTGGAGCGCCACAACCTGGCCTTCACCCCGCTGGGCGCCTGGGCGCCACAGCTGCAACGGATGATCGACCTGCGCAACACCCTCGGCCTGCGCTCGCCGATCCACTCGCTGGCGCGCATCCTCAATCCACTCGGGGCGCGTTGCGTGATGCAGAGCATCTTCCACCCCGGTTACCAGGCCACACACCGCGAGGCCAGCCAGTTGCTCGGCGACACGGCCATCGTGATCAAGGGCGAAGGTGGCGAGATTGAGGTCAATCCGGATGGCCTGTGCCACTTGTACGGCACCGCCGGCGGCGAGAACTGGGATGAGGAATGGCCGGCGCTGTCCGCCCAGCGCCACGTCAAACCGGAACAGCTTGACCCGGCACATCTGCTGGCCTTCTGGAATGGCGAAGTGGAAGACGCCTATGGCCGCCTGGCGGTGCTCAGCACCATCGCCCTGGGCTTACGCGCCCTGGGTGAGTCACGCGACACCGCCTTTGCCCGCGCCGAGCACCTCTGGCAAAAACGCCACGGCTAG
- the cysG gene encoding siroheme synthase CysG, with protein MDFLPLFHKLQDRLVLVVGGGEVALRKARLLIESGAVLRVVAPEIRDELRELAGPSAQVLQRGYQADDLDGVCLVIAATDNEPLNAQISAQAQARGIPVNVVDAPKLCSVIFPAIVDRSPLIVAITSGGDAPVLARLIRAKIETWIPATYGQLAGLAKKFRAQVRGLFPDVQQRRVFWEDVFQGQIAESVFAGKLGEGERQLEAKIAGIAPRALGEVYLVGAGPGDPDLLTFRALRLMQQADVVLYDRLVAPAIVDLCRRDADRIYVGKQRSEHAVPQEQINQRLVDLAKQGKRVLRLKGGDPFIFGRGGEEIEELAAHGIPFQVVPGITAASGCAAYAGIPLTHRDHAQSVRFVTGHLKDGSSDLPWSELSAPGQTLVFYMGLVGLPAICAELIRHGRAAETPAALVQQGTTQNQRVFTGTLANLPQLVAEHEVHAPTLVIVGEVVQLREKLAWFEGAQSL; from the coding sequence ATGGATTTTCTCCCCCTGTTCCACAAACTGCAGGATCGCCTGGTACTGGTTGTCGGCGGTGGCGAGGTGGCGCTGCGCAAGGCGCGGCTGCTGATCGAGTCGGGAGCGGTGTTGCGCGTGGTTGCTCCGGAGATTCGTGACGAGCTGCGCGAGTTGGCCGGCCCGAGCGCCCAGGTTTTGCAGCGTGGCTACCAGGCGGATGATCTGGATGGGGTGTGCCTGGTGATCGCCGCCACCGACAATGAGCCGCTGAATGCGCAGATTTCCGCCCAGGCCCAGGCGCGCGGCATTCCGGTCAATGTGGTGGATGCGCCGAAGCTGTGCAGCGTGATCTTCCCGGCCATCGTCGACCGCTCGCCGCTGATTGTCGCCATCACCAGTGGTGGTGATGCGCCAGTGCTGGCGCGGCTGATCCGCGCCAAGATCGAGACCTGGATTCCCGCCACCTATGGCCAGCTGGCCGGGCTGGCGAAGAAATTCCGTGCCCAGGTGCGTGGCCTGTTTCCCGATGTGCAGCAGCGCCGGGTGTTCTGGGAAGACGTGTTCCAGGGGCAGATCGCCGAAAGCGTGTTCGCCGGCAAGCTGGGTGAGGGCGAGCGTCAGCTTGAGGCGAAGATCGCCGGCATTGCGCCGCGCGCGCTGGGCGAGGTTTACCTGGTCGGTGCCGGTCCTGGCGATCCGGATTTGCTGACCTTCCGCGCCCTGCGCCTGATGCAGCAGGCCGATGTGGTGCTGTATGACCGTCTGGTGGCGCCGGCTATCGTCGACCTGTGTCGCCGCGATGCCGACCGCATTTATGTTGGCAAGCAGCGCTCAGAGCATGCCGTGCCGCAGGAGCAGATCAACCAGCGCCTGGTCGACCTGGCCAAGCAGGGTAAGCGGGTGTTGCGCCTCAAAGGTGGCGACCCGTTCATCTTCGGCCGCGGCGGCGAGGAAATCGAGGAGCTGGCGGCCCACGGCATTCCGTTCCAGGTGGTGCCGGGGATTACTGCGGCCTCGGGCTGTGCGGCCTACGCGGGGATTCCGCTGACCCATCGTGACCATGCGCAGTCGGTGCGTTTCGTCACTGGGCACCTCAAGGACGGCAGCAGCGACCTGCCCTGGAGCGAACTGAGTGCGCCGGGGCAGACCCTGGTGTTCTACATGGGCCTGGTCGGGCTGCCGGCTATCTGTGCGGAGCTGATCCGCCATGGTCGCGCGGCGGAGACTCCGGCGGCGCTGGTGCAACAGGGCACCACGCAAAATCAGCGAGTGTTTACCGGCACCCTAGCCAACCTGCCGCAACTGGTGGCCGAGCATGAGGTGCACGCGCCGACCCTGGTGATAGTTGGCGAGGTGGTGCAGCTACGCGAGAAGCTGGCCTGGTTCGAAGGCGCGCAGTCCCTGTAG
- the serS gene encoding serine--tRNA ligase yields the protein MLDSKLVRTQLQEIADRLATRGFQLDVARFEALEAQRKTVQTRTEQLQAERNTRSKSIGQAKQRGEDIAPLLAEVDKMGSDLEEGKRELESIQAELDNLLLNIPNLPDESVPVGEDEEGNVEVSRWGTPRSFDFPVQDHVALGEQHGWLDFETAAKLSGARFALLRGPIARLHRALAQFMINLHTAEHGYEEAYTPYLVQASALQGTGQLPKFEEDLFKIQREDQADLYLIPTAEVSLTNIVAGAILDAKQLPLKFVAHTPCFRSEAGASGRDTRGMIRQHQFDKVEMVQIVEPSKSFEALESLTANAERVLQLLELPYRKLALCTGDMGFGAVKTYDLEVWVPSQDKYREISSCSNCGDFQARRMQARYRNPETGKPELLHTLNGSGLAVGRTLVAVLENYQQADGSIRVPEVLKPYMAGIEVIG from the coding sequence ATGCTCGACTCCAAACTGGTTCGTACCCAACTGCAGGAGATTGCGGACCGCCTGGCTACCCGTGGCTTCCAGCTGGACGTGGCGCGTTTCGAGGCCCTCGAGGCCCAGCGCAAGACCGTGCAGACCCGCACCGAACAGCTGCAAGCCGAGCGCAATACCCGCTCCAAGTCCATCGGCCAGGCCAAGCAGCGTGGCGAGGACATCGCGCCGCTGCTGGCGGAAGTCGACAAGATGGGCAGCGACCTGGAAGAGGGTAAGCGCGAGCTGGAGTCGATCCAGGCTGAGCTGGACAACCTGCTGCTGAACATCCCCAACCTGCCGGATGAGTCGGTGCCGGTTGGCGAGGACGAAGAAGGCAACGTCGAGGTATCGCGTTGGGGGACGCCGCGCAGCTTCGACTTCCCGGTGCAGGATCATGTCGCCCTCGGCGAGCAGCATGGCTGGCTGGACTTCGAGACCGCCGCCAAGCTCTCTGGCGCCCGTTTCGCCCTGCTGCGCGGGCCGATCGCCCGGCTGCACCGCGCCCTGGCCCAGTTCATGATCAACCTGCATACCGCCGAGCATGGCTACGAGGAGGCCTACACGCCTTACCTGGTGCAGGCCTCTGCGCTGCAGGGCACCGGCCAGCTGCCGAAGTTCGAGGAGGATCTGTTCAAGATCCAGCGCGAAGATCAGGCCGACCTGTACCTGATCCCGACCGCCGAAGTGTCGCTGACCAACATCGTTGCCGGCGCGATCCTCGACGCTAAGCAGCTGCCGCTCAAGTTCGTCGCCCACACCCCGTGCTTCCGTAGCGAAGCCGGCGCCTCGGGCCGCGACACCCGCGGGATGATCCGCCAGCACCAGTTCGACAAGGTCGAGATGGTGCAGATCGTCGAGCCGTCCAAGTCCTTCGAAGCCCTGGAAAGCCTGACCGCCAACGCCGAGCGCGTGCTGCAGCTGCTCGAGCTGCCGTACCGCAAGCTGGCCCTGTGCACTGGCGACATGGGCTTTGGCGCGGTGAAGACCTATGACCTGGAAGTCTGGGTGCCGAGCCAGGACAAGTACCGCGAAATTTCCTCCTGCTCCAACTGCGGCGACTTCCAGGCCCGGCGCATGCAGGCGCGCTACCGCAACCCGGAAACCGGCAAGCCGGAGCTGCTGCACACCCTCAATGGCTCCGGCCTGGCGGTGGGCCGTACCCTGGTGGCGGTGCTGGAAAACTACCAGCAGGCCGATGGCAGCATCCGTGTGCCTGAGGTGTTGAAACCGTACATGGCTGGTATCGAAGTCATCGGCTAA
- the crcB gene encoding fluoride efflux transporter CrcB has protein sequence MIGVVIAVALGGMAGTLLRFFTSNWVSANWPQHFYGATLAVNIVGCLLIGYLYGLFLLRPEVPLELRAGLIVGFLGGLTTFSSFSLDTLRLLESGQAPLAIGYATASVLGGLLATWAGLTLTKL, from the coding sequence ATGATTGGTGTGGTTATCGCGGTCGCCCTGGGCGGCATGGCCGGCACCCTGCTGCGCTTCTTTACCAGCAACTGGGTCAGCGCGAACTGGCCGCAGCACTTCTATGGCGCTACCCTGGCGGTCAATATTGTCGGCTGCCTGCTGATCGGCTATCTGTACGGCCTGTTTCTGCTGCGCCCCGAGGTGCCGCTGGAGCTGCGCGCGGGGCTGATTGTCGGCTTCCTTGGCGGCCTGACCACTTTTTCATCCTTCTCCCTCGACACGCTGCGCCTGCTGGAAAGCGGCCAGGCACCGCTGGCCATCGGCTATGCGACTGCCAGCGTGTTGGGCGGTCTGCTCGCCACCTGGGCCGGCCTGACATTAACCAAGCTCTGA